In bacterium, a genomic segment contains:
- a CDS encoding histidine phosphatase family protein — MHPTVIYLIRHAETTWNAEGRLQGTLDAPLSERGQEQVRRLVEALGAVPLAAVYSSPLGRACATAAPIAAAHGIPLRAVAELREMDQGEWEGRLISEVRDGDGRPIQARHDSPAESRLPGSESMEEVAARAVAALHLLAERHPGEAIAVVAHGGVNKTLLLSCLGAPLGHHARIAQGGACINIIELGGPLPRVTALNSTVHLDAE, encoded by the coding sequence ATGCATCCCACAGTGATCTACCTCATCCGCCACGCCGAGACCACCTGGAACGCCGAAGGGCGCCTGCAGGGGACCCTAGACGCGCCGCTGAGCGAGCGCGGGCAGGAGCAGGTGCGGCGGCTTGTCGAGGCGCTCGGCGCGGTCCCGCTTGCCGCGGTGTATTCCAGCCCGCTCGGCCGGGCCTGCGCGACGGCCGCTCCGATAGCCGCCGCGCACGGGATCCCGCTGCGCGCGGTCGCGGAGTTACGGGAGATGGACCAGGGAGAGTGGGAGGGCCGCCTGATCTCAGAGGTCAGGGATGGGGACGGCAGGCCTATTCAGGCGAGGCACGACTCGCCCGCCGAGTCGCGCCTCCCCGGCAGCGAATCCATGGAGGAGGTAGCGGCGCGCGCCGTCGCCGCGCTGCACCTGCTGGCAGAGCGGCATCCGGGCGAGGCCATCGCGGTGGTCGCCCACGGTGGGGTGAACAAGACGCTACTACTATCGTGCCTGGGCGCGCCGCTGGGCCATCATGCCCGGATCGCACAGGGCGGCGCGTGCATCAACATCATAGAGTTAGGCGGTCCGCTGCCCCGCGTGACGGCGCTGAACAGCACCGTGCACCTGGACGCCGAGTGA
- a CDS encoding ABC transporter permease codes for MARRLLLAVPTMLGVLLGVFLLIRLVPGDVVTQMIGLEGSLPQGRAEELRTLFGLDKPLPVQFAEYIAKIGRGDMGKSLRTGRPVGPELARRFPVTVQLAFMGLLVALMIGIPVGITAALQRGRAGDYLATGFVMLGLSVPSFWLGVLLILLFALRLGWLPPTGYISPAENLTANLRHMVLPALSLGMVLAAAITRIIRSSLLEVLARQYIRTARAKGLRESVVILKHGLRTALIPVVTVIGLQFGTLLGGTVIIEQIFSLPGIGRFALEGINLRDYPVIQGAVLSISLSFVLVNLFVDLLYGFLDPRIRYQ; via the coding sequence TTGGCGCGACGGCTGCTGCTTGCCGTTCCCACCATGCTCGGCGTGCTGCTTGGGGTCTTCTTGCTCATTAGGCTGGTCCCCGGCGATGTCGTAACGCAGATGATCGGGCTCGAGGGGAGTCTCCCTCAAGGACGGGCTGAGGAGCTGCGGACGTTGTTCGGCCTGGACAAGCCCTTGCCGGTCCAGTTCGCGGAGTACATCGCGAAGATCGGTCGGGGCGACATGGGCAAGTCGCTGCGTACCGGCCGGCCCGTTGGGCCGGAGCTTGCCCGGCGCTTCCCGGTGACTGTGCAACTGGCGTTTATGGGCCTGCTCGTCGCGTTGATGATAGGCATCCCGGTTGGGATAACGGCCGCGCTGCAGCGCGGCAGGGCGGGCGATTACCTGGCCACGGGTTTCGTGATGCTGGGACTCTCGGTCCCCTCATTCTGGCTGGGGGTCTTGCTCATACTGCTGTTTGCCCTCCGCCTGGGGTGGCTGCCGCCCACCGGCTACATATCCCCTGCCGAGAACCTGACCGCGAACCTGCGGCACATGGTGCTGCCGGCGCTGTCGCTTGGGATGGTGCTGGCCGCCGCCATCACCCGCATTATCCGGAGTAGCCTGCTCGAGGTCCTGGCGCGCCAGTACATCAGGACCGCGCGCGCCAAGGGGTTGCGCGAGTCGGTGGTCATCCTCAAGCACGGCCTGCGCACCGCGCTGATCCCGGTGGTGACCGTCATCGGCCTGCAGTTCGGCACGCTGCTGGGCGGCACCGTCATCATAGAGCAGATCTTCAGCCTGCCGGGCATTGGCCGATTCGCGCTGGAAGGGATCAACCTCCGCGACTACCCGGTGATACAGGGAGCGGTGCTGTCCATATCACTGTCCTTCGTGCTGGTAAATCTGTTTGTGGATCTCCTCTATGGATTCCTCGATCCCCGCATCCGTTACCAGTAG
- a CDS encoding ABC transporter permease, producing MDSSIPASVTSSWFPARRAGVGRRLARHAGARVGGVLLLAVMIGALAAPLLAKHDPLQIAPARRLQGPNSAHPLGTDMYGRDTFSRVLHGGRISLSVGALSVGLALAAGGSVGVASAFMGGWADTLVMRLSDVLLAFPAILLAIALLAFLGGGFWNVVLAIAIVYTAPFSRVARAAVLTVRHEEYVDAARAVGAGDVRLLRMHILPNAIAPLIVECTLRLALAILAEAALSFLGLGTQPPAPTWGQMIAEGRAVMTFSSWPAIGPGIAISVTVLGFNLLGDGIRDAIDPHTHGA from the coding sequence ATGGATTCCTCGATCCCCGCATCCGTTACCAGTAGCTGGTTTCCGGCGCGGAGGGCCGGAGTCGGGCGACGCCTTGCGCGGCACGCGGGCGCCCGCGTCGGCGGCGTCCTGCTGCTTGCGGTGATGATCGGCGCCTTAGCCGCCCCGCTGCTGGCAAAACACGATCCGCTGCAGATCGCGCCGGCGCGCAGGCTGCAGGGCCCAAACTCCGCGCACCCGCTGGGCACCGACATGTACGGCCGCGACACCTTCTCTCGCGTGCTGCACGGCGGGCGCATCTCGCTGTCGGTCGGGGCGCTCTCCGTCGGGCTGGCGCTGGCCGCGGGCGGCAGCGTAGGCGTCGCATCCGCGTTCATGGGTGGATGGGCGGACACGCTGGTCATGCGGCTGTCGGACGTCCTGCTGGCCTTCCCGGCGATCCTGTTGGCCATCGCGCTCCTGGCCTTTCTGGGAGGCGGGTTCTGGAACGTGGTGCTGGCCATCGCCATCGTCTACACCGCGCCGTTCTCGCGCGTGGCGCGGGCCGCCGTGCTCACGGTCCGGCACGAAGAGTACGTGGATGCTGCGCGCGCCGTCGGCGCAGGGGACGTCCGGCTCCTGCGGATGCACATCCTTCCCAACGCGATCGCGCCCCTCATCGTCGAGTGCACCCTGCGCCTGGCGCTGGCTATACTCGCCGAGGCCGCGCTGTCGTTCCTCGGCCTGGGCACCCAACCGCCGGCGCCTACCTGGGGGCAGATGATCGCCGAGGGCCGGGCGGTGATGACCTTCAGCTCGTGGCCGGCAATAGGGCCGGGGATTGCAATCAGCGTGACGGTACTGGGTTTCAATCTGCTGGGAGACGGCATTCGTGACGCGATTGACCCGCACACGCACGGTGCGTAG
- a CDS encoding ABC transporter substrate-binding protein, protein MRTLILLLCAGLLAASGLQPSAAQTSGPRYGGTLRAGMQTDPVGLDPHLTTATSSRNMMENVYDTLVSYSADGRFVPSLAESWSASPDNLVWTFKLRRNVKFHNGRAMTAEDVVYTINRIRDPRTRAPRAGDFADVDTVTAPDPYTVVFKLKKPYSPLIAKLSHSVWAAIVPREVVERDGDLHANPTGTGPFRFIGYTPQQRLILVRNGDYWGFDETGRRLPYLDRIEFVFFPDAIARTTALRTGTVDFIEYIPSSEVRVLRADPNIDVLGGPSANFRAIYINNAVAPFNNVKVRQALAWSINRKEIIDTALFGVGGMDATASVIPPGNFYALSRNVYDKPDIDRAKRLLAEAGHPNGIDADLYVTSTYDFLRTPAEVIHAQVARAGIRLRIVTADWSVYLPTVFAKRYVLTILGTSGQVDPDDYVFNNFRTGDARNYVNFSDPVFDKLVEEGQTVSGEAQRKRIYEQAQMRLQELVPMVFLFHSTTYEAVRKSVQGFEHWPNQSYYGLRRTWMVAR, encoded by the coding sequence ATGCGTACTCTGATTCTGCTGTTATGCGCCGGACTGCTGGCCGCCTCCGGGCTCCAGCCGTCCGCGGCCCAGACCTCGGGGCCGCGCTACGGCGGCACGCTGCGCGCCGGGATGCAGACCGACCCCGTCGGTCTTGACCCGCACCTCACCACGGCCACGTCCAGCCGCAACATGATGGAGAACGTCTACGACACGCTGGTGTCCTACAGCGCGGACGGCCGGTTCGTCCCGAGCCTGGCCGAATCGTGGAGCGCGTCGCCGGACAATCTGGTGTGGACCTTCAAGCTCCGGCGCAACGTGAAATTCCACAACGGGAGGGCGATGACGGCCGAGGACGTCGTCTACACCATCAACCGAATACGCGATCCGAGGACCCGGGCGCCGCGCGCCGGTGACTTTGCGGATGTGGACACGGTGACCGCGCCGGATCCGTACACCGTGGTGTTCAAGCTCAAGAAGCCCTACAGCCCGTTGATCGCCAAGCTCTCCCACTCGGTGTGGGCCGCGATCGTGCCGCGCGAGGTAGTGGAGAGAGACGGGGACCTGCACGCCAACCCCACGGGCACCGGGCCGTTCCGGTTCATCGGCTACACCCCGCAGCAGCGGCTCATTCTGGTCCGCAACGGCGACTACTGGGGCTTCGACGAAACGGGCCGCCGGCTGCCCTACCTCGACCGGATTGAGTTCGTGTTCTTCCCGGACGCGATCGCACGCACCACCGCGCTGCGCACGGGCACGGTGGACTTCATCGAGTACATCCCGTCCTCCGAGGTGCGCGTCCTGCGCGCCGACCCGAACATTGATGTCCTGGGTGGGCCGTCCGCCAACTTCCGGGCGATCTACATCAACAATGCGGTTGCGCCGTTCAACAACGTGAAGGTACGCCAGGCGCTGGCCTGGTCCATCAACCGCAAGGAGATCATTGACACCGCTCTCTTCGGCGTGGGAGGCATGGATGCGACCGCCAGCGTGATCCCGCCGGGCAACTTCTACGCGCTCTCGCGCAACGTCTATGACAAACCCGACATTGACCGCGCGAAGCGGCTGCTGGCCGAGGCCGGGCACCCCAACGGGATAGACGCCGACCTCTACGTGACCAGCACCTACGACTTCCTGCGCACGCCCGCGGAGGTCATCCATGCTCAGGTGGCCAGGGCCGGTATCCGGCTGCGCATCGTGACCGCGGACTGGAGTGTATACCTCCCCACGGTGTTCGCGAAGCGGTACGTGCTCACCATCCTGGGGACCTCGGGGCAGGTTGACCCGGACGACTACGTCTTCAACAACTTCAGGACCGGCGACGCGCGCAACTACGTGAACTTCTCGGACCCGGTGTTCGACAAGCTGGTCGAGGAAGGCCAGACCGTATCCGGCGAGGCGCAGCGCAAGCGTATCTATGAGCAGGCGCAGATGCGGCTGCAGGAGTTGGTGCCGATGGTCTTCCTCTTCCACTCGACGACGTACGAGGCCGTGCGGAAGTCGGTTCAGGGCTTCGAGCACTGGCCGAACCAGTCATACTACGGCCTGCGACGCACCTGGATGGTGGCGCGATGA
- the grdA gene encoding glycine/sarcosine/betaine reductase complex selenoprotein A, whose amino-acid sequence MLLKSKKVIIIGERDGVQGPAIEACVRSAGAEPVITQTQCFVUTSAGAFDLEGQESIKHYIEQHGKDVVVVLGAPDADSAGLYAETVTKGDPSWAGVLAGVALGLPVFHIMEPVIKEQIDPAVAAEHLGLMEIALDVEKISEVLDKIRKS is encoded by the coding sequence ATGCTGCTGAAGTCGAAGAAGGTCATCATTATCGGCGAACGCGATGGAGTGCAGGGTCCGGCCATCGAGGCCTGCGTGAGGAGCGCCGGCGCCGAGCCGGTCATCACGCAAACTCAGTGTTTTGTCTGAACATCGGCCGGCGCCTTTGACCTGGAGGGTCAAGAGAGTATCAAGCACTACATCGAACAACACGGCAAAGATGTCGTCGTCGTGCTGGGCGCGCCCGATGCCGATAGCGCTGGACTCTATGCCGAGACCGTCACGAAGGGAGATCCAAGTTGGGCGGGGGTGCTGGCAGGTGTTGCGCTGGGGTTACCCGTCTTTCACATTATGGAGCCGGTCATCAAGGAGCAGATTGACCCCGCGGTCGCTGCCGAACACCTGGGGCTCATGGAAATCGCCCTGGATGTGGAGAAGATCAGCGAAGTGCTTGACAAGATACGTAAGAGCTAG
- the grdC gene encoding glycine/sarcosine/betaine reductase complex component C subunit beta encodes MYIVSSSANHQPANPVVRGVSYFLAHVPGLTGHGSKPSREIKKDPPLLESFRSHLRTFEEAVAYPPNQVFIGNLDPDDLTRVPSPWYKHPVRDGSRWGLFGEIMPEDEFYGMMKICDEFQLVLLEEGFVRDVAVKLRQHPLFSDADLLRLGNGVSLADIEQQLADGVTLPVYDRGGRLVGCVRSGHEEDPNLTAEILLENLSVRASGALALRHQVAATGEAEAVDFLLGGGEEAVGDRYNRGGGNMAKAIGELCGCSRAGGADIKAFCSGTVHAIVVAAGLVASGIFNDVVVVAGGSFAKLGMKFQGHLRHDMPILEDVIAAVAVRVGLDDGKSPVIRLDSIGKHEIGSGSSQQAIFDKLIAQPLDRLGLKFTQIDKYATEMHNPEITEPQGSGNVPRTNYRIIGSFAVLRGEIQRADLDRFVEKHGMLGFSSTQGHIASAVPVLGHSVRKMMSGEMDNTMFVAKGSLFLGRMTQLADGMSFLLERNKGGV; translated from the coding sequence GTGTACATTGTGAGCTCTTCGGCGAACCACCAACCTGCGAACCCCGTCGTGCGGGGAGTTTCGTATTTCTTGGCCCATGTGCCCGGACTGACCGGTCACGGCTCCAAACCCTCGCGGGAGATAAAGAAGGATCCTCCCTTGCTCGAGTCGTTCCGGAGCCACCTGCGTACCTTTGAAGAGGCCGTCGCCTACCCACCGAACCAGGTATTCATTGGTAATCTTGATCCTGATGACCTGACGCGTGTTCCGTCTCCCTGGTACAAGCATCCTGTGCGTGACGGCTCTCGGTGGGGTCTCTTTGGGGAGATCATGCCCGAAGACGAGTTCTACGGCATGATGAAGATCTGCGATGAATTCCAACTGGTCTTGCTGGAAGAAGGCTTTGTACGCGACGTCGCCGTGAAGTTGAGGCAGCATCCCCTCTTTTCGGACGCGGATCTTCTGAGATTGGGCAACGGCGTCTCTCTGGCCGACATCGAGCAGCAGCTCGCCGACGGGGTGACCCTCCCCGTGTATGATCGAGGCGGTCGGCTCGTCGGGTGTGTTCGATCCGGGCATGAGGAAGACCCCAACCTCACGGCGGAGATTCTGCTGGAGAATCTGTCCGTCAGGGCCTCCGGCGCGTTGGCGTTGCGGCACCAGGTCGCGGCGACGGGGGAGGCCGAGGCCGTGGACTTTCTCCTGGGGGGCGGCGAGGAGGCGGTCGGAGATCGCTATAACCGGGGCGGCGGCAACATGGCGAAGGCCATCGGAGAGCTATGCGGGTGCTCGAGAGCAGGGGGCGCCGATATCAAGGCGTTCTGCTCCGGCACGGTTCATGCCATCGTGGTGGCCGCGGGCCTAGTCGCGTCGGGAATCTTCAACGATGTGGTTGTCGTGGCCGGCGGTTCCTTTGCCAAGCTCGGGATGAAGTTTCAAGGTCATCTTCGCCACGACATGCCGATCCTGGAGGACGTGATTGCTGCGGTCGCGGTTAGGGTGGGGCTGGACGACGGCAAGAGCCCGGTCATTCGGCTCGATTCCATAGGAAAACACGAGATCGGCTCAGGTTCCAGCCAGCAGGCCATCTTCGACAAGTTGATCGCACAACCATTAGACCGGCTGGGACTCAAGTTTACGCAGATCGACAAGTACGCCACGGAAATGCACAATCCTGAGATCACCGAGCCACAGGGAAGCGGCAATGTACCCAGGACGAATTACCGTATTATCGGCAGCTTTGCGGTATTGCGCGGAGAGATCCAACGCGCGGATCTTGACCGTTTCGTTGAGAAGCACGGCATGCTTGGGTTCTCTTCTACCCAGGGGCATATCGCCTCCGCTGTGCCTGTGCTGGGGCACTCGGTAAGGAAGATGATGTCGGGTGAGATGGACAACACTATGTTTGTGGCGAAGGGGAGCCTCTTCTTGGGACGCATGACCCAGCTCGCCGACGGTATGTCGTTCCTGTTGGAGAGGAACAAAGGAGGTGTGTAG
- a CDS encoding FAD-dependent oxidoreductase encodes MDEDYQVIIVGCGPAGLAAGLYASRGGLSVLLLGDEAAGGGMRSIWQVENYPGFPDGVSGAKLGLDMMKQAMKFGLQFKLARVEGIEPHDEYKAVRATLIRGGDVAYRASTVILAGGASPVKLGVAGESEFLGKGVSYCGVCDAPQFKDRVVVVAGGGDSGLSEALYLSRLVSEIIVVEIMPHVMATKILHDRALADPKIQIRCGTRLEAIRGDDQVREVELVNALTGARTTLPVGGVLVRIGLEPNTGYLKGLVSLDDKGYVLVDERLETSVPGIFAAGDTRHGSDRQIATAVGDGVTAALSAHKMCSLVWSSNASRPAGIDA; translated from the coding sequence ATGGACGAGGATTACCAGGTCATCATCGTAGGGTGCGGCCCCGCGGGATTGGCGGCGGGCCTCTATGCGAGTCGAGGTGGCCTGAGCGTTCTTCTCTTGGGGGACGAAGCCGCCGGGGGCGGGATGCGAAGCATCTGGCAGGTGGAGAACTACCCCGGGTTCCCCGACGGTGTTTCCGGCGCCAAGCTAGGCCTGGATATGATGAAGCAGGCGATGAAATTCGGCCTGCAGTTCAAGCTGGCTCGGGTTGAGGGCATCGAGCCGCACGATGAGTACAAGGCCGTCAGGGCCACGCTCATCCGAGGGGGAGACGTCGCCTATCGGGCGAGCACCGTGATCCTCGCAGGTGGCGCGTCGCCGGTAAAATTGGGGGTGGCCGGAGAGAGCGAGTTCTTGGGGAAGGGCGTGAGTTACTGCGGCGTATGCGACGCCCCGCAGTTCAAGGATCGTGTCGTCGTGGTGGCCGGCGGGGGCGATAGCGGGCTGAGCGAAGCACTGTATCTGTCGCGACTCGTCTCTGAGATCATCGTGGTGGAGATTATGCCTCATGTTATGGCCACGAAGATTCTTCATGACAGGGCCCTGGCCGATCCCAAGATCCAAATCCGCTGCGGGACCAGGCTTGAAGCCATCAGGGGCGACGATCAGGTGAGAGAGGTGGAGTTAGTCAATGCCCTGACAGGCGCGAGAACAACATTGCCCGTAGGCGGCGTCTTGGTTCGAATCGGCCTCGAGCCCAACACGGGCTATCTCAAAGGCCTGGTGTCGTTGGACGATAAGGGATACGTGTTGGTGGACGAGAGACTGGAAACGTCTGTCCCGGGGATCTTCGCCGCCGGCGACACACGGCACGGCTCAGACAGACAAATCGCAACCGCCGTCGGCGATGGCGTGACCGCCGCGCTCTCGGCGCACAAGATGTGCAGTTTGGTTTGGAGTTCCAATGCCTCTCGACCGGCAGGTATAGACGCGTAG
- the grdB gene encoding glycine reductase complex selenoprotein B, translating into MVRGRYRVVHYLNQFFAQIGGEDKAGIPPQVKEGAVGPGIPLQQALGDEGEIVATVVCGDNYFAENIETAAEAVAELVAPHRPDVFVAGPAFNAGRYGIACGAACTAVSRRLGVPAVTAMYEENPGVELYRKEVFVIPAPRSVQGMRETIPRLAGFVRKLGLGQPIGLPQVDGYLPRGIRVNAFVERTGAQRAVDMLLAKLKGEAFQTEYRMPTFERIPPSPAIKELSAATIALVTTGGIVPRGNPDRIEAASASKFAAYSIAGTDDLTADAYQTCHGGYDPVYANEDPDRVLPLDAARALEREGIIGHLHNEYYVTVGNATSVANAQKFGKAIAERLLAAGVDGVILTSTUGTDTRCGATLAKEIDRIGLPVVHIAAIVPISMTVGANRIVPAVAIPHPLGNPALPERDERELRLRLVKKGLRALGTDVEKQTVFDG; encoded by the coding sequence ATGGTACGGGGACGCTATAGAGTGGTGCACTACTTGAACCAGTTCTTCGCGCAGATAGGAGGCGAAGACAAAGCCGGCATCCCGCCCCAGGTCAAGGAGGGCGCTGTCGGTCCTGGTATCCCCCTACAGCAGGCGCTGGGTGACGAGGGAGAGATCGTCGCCACGGTTGTCTGCGGTGACAACTATTTCGCCGAGAACATAGAGACCGCGGCAGAAGCGGTCGCGGAGCTCGTTGCGCCCCACAGGCCGGACGTCTTCGTGGCAGGCCCGGCATTCAATGCCGGCAGGTACGGTATCGCCTGCGGAGCGGCGTGTACTGCGGTCAGCAGGAGGCTGGGAGTGCCGGCGGTCACGGCCATGTACGAGGAGAACCCTGGGGTGGAGCTCTACCGCAAGGAAGTCTTCGTGATCCCCGCGCCCCGCTCGGTTCAAGGAATGAGAGAGACGATTCCCAGGCTGGCCGGCTTCGTGCGGAAGCTCGGCCTCGGACAGCCCATCGGCCTTCCCCAGGTGGACGGATACCTGCCCCGCGGCATACGGGTCAACGCATTTGTCGAGCGAACCGGAGCGCAGCGAGCGGTCGACATGCTGCTGGCCAAACTCAAGGGGGAGGCATTTCAGACCGAGTATCGGATGCCCACCTTTGAGCGCATTCCCCCCAGCCCCGCGATCAAGGAACTGAGTGCGGCGACCATCGCCCTGGTAACGACAGGGGGCATTGTCCCCCGAGGCAACCCGGACCGCATAGAGGCCGCCAGCGCTTCCAAGTTTGCCGCGTACAGCATCGCCGGTACGGATGACCTGACCGCGGACGCCTACCAGACGTGTCACGGCGGCTATGATCCGGTTTACGCGAATGAAGACCCGGATAGAGTACTGCCGCTGGACGCGGCGCGCGCCCTGGAGAGAGAAGGCATCATCGGCCATCTTCACAACGAGTATTACGTCACGGTCGGCAATGCCACTTCGGTGGCCAACGCGCAGAAGTTTGGCAAAGCGATCGCGGAAAGGCTTCTGGCGGCCGGCGTCGATGGCGTGATCCTGACCTCAACCTGAGGGACCGATACGCGTTGCGGCGCAACGCTGGCAAAGGAGATCGACCGGATAGGGTTGCCCGTCGTCCACATAGCGGCGATCGTGCCGATATCAATGACCGTGGGAGCCAACCGCATCGTGCCGGCGGTCGCGATCCCGCATCCGCTGGGGAATCCCGCGTTGCCGGAGCGCGACGAGAGGGAGTTGCGTCTGCGCCTGGTCAAGAAAGGGCTGCGCGCCCTGGGGACCGACGTGGAGAAACAGACCGTGTTCGACGGGTAG
- a CDS encoding glycine/sarcosine/betaine reductase component B subunit — protein MRLELGIIKIRDVQFAETTRIENGILYVSKSELIALALRDPRLAVADVELARPGESVRIIPVKDVIEPRIKADGAEGYYPGMAGGMRTAGSGRTNVLRGTNVLTVGRIVGYQEGFVDMTGPGAAYSPFSDTNNVVLILHPVDGLPGHAHEEAVRLAGLRAAAYLGEASRGVVPDEVQVYELGGAIDPALPRVAHVYPVLSQGLLHDTYLYGADAKSLLPTLVHPNEVLDGAIVSGNCVSACDKHTTCHHLNNPVIEELYRRHGSELNFVGVVVTNLNVTLADKERSSSYAAKLVKLLGADGVVITKEGFGNPDADVMMLCRKIEDYGIRTVLITDEYAGSDGSSQSLADTVPQADAVVSVGNANAVITLPPMGRVIGDLRPAEVIAGGYVGCVAADGALSVEIQAIMGSTCQLGLGRLAAQEH, from the coding sequence GTGCGGCTGGAGCTGGGGATAATCAAGATCAGGGACGTGCAGTTTGCTGAGACGACCCGTATCGAGAACGGCATTCTCTACGTGAGCAAGAGCGAGCTGATTGCGCTCGCCCTGCGCGACCCTCGGCTGGCCGTGGCGGATGTGGAGCTGGCACGGCCCGGAGAGAGTGTGAGGATCATCCCGGTCAAGGACGTGATCGAGCCGAGGATCAAGGCGGACGGCGCAGAGGGCTACTATCCGGGAATGGCCGGCGGCATGAGGACCGCCGGGTCGGGTAGGACCAACGTGCTCAGGGGGACCAACGTTCTGACCGTGGGACGGATCGTCGGCTATCAGGAAGGCTTCGTCGATATGACCGGTCCGGGTGCCGCGTACTCGCCATTCTCCGATACGAATAACGTGGTGCTGATCCTGCATCCCGTCGATGGGCTGCCCGGGCATGCGCACGAAGAGGCGGTACGTCTCGCCGGGCTGAGAGCGGCGGCCTACCTGGGCGAAGCCAGTCGTGGTGTGGTCCCTGACGAGGTTCAGGTCTACGAGCTGGGTGGCGCCATAGACCCCGCACTCCCGCGGGTTGCCCATGTGTACCCCGTGTTGTCACAGGGGCTGTTGCACGATACCTATCTCTACGGTGCAGACGCCAAGAGCCTCCTGCCCACATTGGTCCATCCCAACGAGGTTCTGGATGGCGCGATAGTGAGCGGGAACTGCGTCTCAGCCTGCGACAAGCACACGACCTGCCATCATCTGAACAATCCCGTGATCGAGGAGCTCTACCGGAGACACGGCAGCGAGCTCAACTTCGTCGGCGTGGTCGTCACCAATCTGAACGTCACCTTGGCGGACAAAGAGCGATCTTCAAGCTATGCCGCCAAACTGGTGAAGCTGCTCGGCGCGGACGGAGTGGTCATTACGAAGGAGGGCTTCGGCAATCCCGATGCTGACGTGATGATGCTCTGCAGGAAGATCGAAGACTACGGGATCAGGACCGTACTGATCACCGACGAGTACGCGGGCAGTGACGGTAGCTCTCAGTCGCTGGCAGATACGGTGCCTCAGGCGGACGCGGTGGTGAGTGTCGGGAATGCGAACGCGGTGATCACACTGCCCCCTATGGGCCGGGTCATTGGAGACCTGAGGCCGGCGGAGGTGATTGCTGGAGGATATGTTGGCTGTGTGGCCGCCGATGGAGCCCTGAGCGTGGAGATACAAGCCATCATGGGATCTACCTGCCAACTGGGTCTTGGCAGGTTGGCCGCGCAAGAGCACTAG